Proteins encoded together in one Oceanobacillus iheyensis HTE831 window:
- the pgsB gene encoding poly-gamma-glutamate synthase PgsB — protein MLEEFLIILLLASLAIFFGVKDKMINDKNVASIPVRINVNGIRGKSTVTRLITGVLQEAGYHTVGKTTGTDARMLYWFDSQEAPIQRRLEGPNIGEQRKVISKASDLKADALVSECMAVKPDYQIVFQDKILQANIGLIVNVLEDHMDVLGPTLKEVADSFSEAIPHNGDLIINDSPYVPHFRQMAKQRNTKVHVCDTSIISEDFLKKFEYMVFPENAALAIAVADVLGIDHETAYRGMLKAWPDPGAMQIIPIGDKNKPSFLVNGFSANDPMSTLNIWERVKQLSYPTDDPVVIMNTRSDRLNRTEQFIKQVLPNIQAETLVVMGDSTGLIVEEYKKGTFPVKNLLDLEKTSTEEIVRVLQPYLSDKTIYGIGNIHGGADELVTRLEQMKIVKESA, from the coding sequence ATGCTAGAAGAATTTTTAATCATTTTGCTATTAGCTTCATTAGCTATTTTCTTTGGAGTCAAAGATAAAATGATTAATGATAAAAATGTTGCAAGTATACCGGTCCGTATTAATGTAAATGGAATTAGAGGTAAATCTACTGTTACTAGACTAATAACAGGGGTTCTACAAGAAGCAGGTTATCATACTGTTGGCAAAACGACAGGAACTGATGCCAGGATGCTGTACTGGTTCGATTCCCAAGAGGCCCCTATTCAGAGAAGACTAGAAGGTCCAAATATCGGTGAACAAAGAAAAGTCATTTCTAAAGCTTCGGATTTAAAAGCTGATGCATTAGTAAGTGAGTGTATGGCAGTTAAACCTGATTATCAAATCGTTTTTCAAGATAAAATATTACAAGCAAACATCGGGTTAATTGTAAATGTTTTAGAAGATCATATGGACGTATTAGGACCGACATTAAAAGAAGTTGCAGACTCATTTTCTGAGGCAATCCCTCATAATGGTGATTTAATTATCAATGATAGTCCCTATGTACCTCACTTTAGACAGATGGCCAAACAACGAAATACAAAGGTGCATGTATGTGATACATCTATTATCTCGGAGGATTTTCTTAAAAAATTTGAGTATATGGTATTCCCAGAAAACGCAGCATTAGCAATTGCTGTGGCAGATGTTCTTGGTATTGATCATGAAACGGCTTATAGAGGAATGTTAAAGGCATGGCCAGATCCAGGTGCTATGCAGATTATTCCAATAGGTGATAAGAATAAACCTAGTTTCTTAGTAAATGGATTTAGTGCGAACGATCCAATGTCTACACTCAATATTTGGGAGCGTGTGAAGCAACTAAGTTATCCTACAGATGATCCCGTTGTTATCATGAATACCCGCTCGGATCGTTTAAATCGTACGGAACAATTTATCAAACAAGTGCTACCAAATATACAGGCAGAAACATTAGTTGTAATGGGGGATAGTACGGGACTTATTGTAGAGGAGTATAAAAAAGGAACATTTCCTGTTAAGAACCTTTTAGATCTAGAAAAGACAAGCACCGAAGAAATTGTACGGGTACTTCAGCCATACTTATCAGACAAGACGATCTATGGTATTGGAAATATCCATGGCGGGGCTGATGAATTAGTAACTCGTCTAGAACAAATGAAAATCGTAAAAGAATCTGCTTAG
- the pgsC gene encoding poly-gamma-glutamate biosynthesis protein PgsC produces MFVFDTGDVYLAIAAGVILSLFYTERTGIIPAGLIVPGYIAMMVNAPVSIVVTFMIAFLTYLIVMKVIGKFTILYGRRKFTAMIIMGIIMKAIFDFGLPGYAIPEAVGGLVAIGIIVPGLIANTIEKQGVIPTVGSTVLLSGFTLGTVVLTNYI; encoded by the coding sequence ATGTTTGTATTTGATACGGGAGATGTTTATTTAGCTATAGCTGCCGGAGTAATTCTGAGCTTGTTTTATACAGAAAGGACAGGAATTATTCCAGCTGGATTAATTGTTCCGGGTTATATTGCCATGATGGTTAACGCCCCTGTGAGTATTGTTGTTACATTTATGATTGCTTTTTTGACCTATTTAATAGTTATGAAAGTAATTGGGAAATTTACGATTCTATACGGAAGAAGAAAATTTACAGCTATGATTATCATGGGAATCATAATGAAAGCAATTTTCGATTTTGGTCTACCCGGTTATGCAATTCCTGAAGCAGTAGGTGGGTTGGTTGCTATAGGGATTATCGTTCCTGGATTAATTGCAAATACAATAGAAAAGCAAGGAGTCATACCAACAGTTGGAAGTACAGTATTGCTTAGTGGATTTACCTTAGGAACAGTTGTATTAACAAACTATATTTAA
- the ggt gene encoding gamma-glutamyltransferase gives MQKKERFLEHKRFYMITFGLVLLVSIIIIGVINTGNENEGQSTDDDDFILHNSTSEENGSYGVSSDSSIATEVGMKVMEQGGNAVDAAIAISFVLGVAEPYGSGIGGGGTMLIHPNNNQDPIVYDYRETAPDDSLSSSGIGVPGFINGMYRVHEDFGTKNMEQLINPSIHFAENGVTVSETLHNALEDDESRLSDLDHLFPDGEPIKEGDLLVQEQLAETLEDIQRDGPSAFYQGDIANEINEEEDDIEEEDLETYKTEVKDPIQGKFGGYDVLAPPPPSGGVMLIQMLEMAESLNIEETKGYPLAFSLKMGLINRISYGDRLENIGDPNFIDMPMKELISKDHIDHLASKIQGLELSEEYRRDLESDADKENHANTTHFVVVDKNGMMVSVTNTLSDLFGSGEYVDGFFLNNQLKNFSNKEDSPNLPESGKRPFSYTSPTILTKDDSPVIGIGSAGGRKITTMIAQQLVKTIKFNEPIQASVNSPRTFLEFNEDVLQVEQDSIFLKNPEDVGLDVQSIDDMAYHGSVQGLIIDGENGKIHGFSDNNRDGKWMSK, from the coding sequence ATGCAAAAGAAAGAACGTTTCTTAGAACATAAACGTTTTTACATGATTACTTTCGGTTTAGTGTTATTAGTATCTATTATAATCATTGGTGTTATAAACACGGGAAATGAAAATGAAGGCCAATCTACAGATGATGATGATTTCATTCTTCATAATTCGACTTCAGAGGAGAACGGTTCATATGGCGTGTCGTCTGACAGTTCGATTGCAACGGAGGTTGGGATGAAAGTAATGGAACAAGGTGGTAATGCTGTGGATGCTGCTATCGCAATTAGTTTTGTCTTAGGTGTAGCAGAACCTTATGGGTCTGGAATTGGTGGCGGCGGAACGATGTTGATTCACCCTAATAATAATCAAGATCCAATAGTCTATGATTACCGTGAAACTGCTCCAGACGATAGCTTGTCGTCAAGTGGTATTGGGGTACCTGGCTTTATTAATGGAATGTACCGCGTACATGAAGATTTTGGGACTAAAAATATGGAACAGCTCATTAACCCTTCCATTCATTTCGCTGAAAATGGCGTTACAGTTAGTGAAACCTTGCACAATGCATTAGAAGACGATGAAAGTCGTTTATCCGATTTAGATCATTTATTTCCAGATGGAGAACCGATTAAAGAGGGAGATTTATTAGTACAGGAACAACTAGCAGAAACATTAGAAGATATTCAAAGAGATGGTCCCAGCGCTTTCTACCAAGGAGATATTGCTAATGAAATTAATGAAGAAGAGGATGATATCGAAGAGGAAGACTTAGAGACATATAAAACAGAGGTAAAAGATCCTATTCAAGGGAAATTTGGTGGATATGATGTGTTGGCACCTCCCCCACCATCAGGTGGAGTCATGTTAATTCAGATGTTAGAAATGGCGGAGTCATTAAATATTGAAGAAACAAAAGGTTATCCGTTGGCTTTCTCTTTAAAAATGGGGTTAATCAATCGGATAAGTTACGGTGATCGCTTAGAAAACATCGGTGATCCTAACTTTATAGATATGCCGATGAAAGAATTAATTTCAAAAGATCACATTGATCATCTCGCCTCTAAAATTCAAGGACTTGAATTGTCGGAAGAGTATCGTAGAGATTTAGAGTCAGATGCTGATAAAGAGAATCATGCGAACACGACACATTTTGTTGTGGTAGACAAAAATGGGATGATGGTTTCCGTAACCAATACACTAAGTGATTTATTTGGATCAGGAGAATATGTTGATGGATTTTTCTTAAATAATCAATTGAAAAATTTTAGTAATAAAGAGGATTCACCAAACCTACCTGAGTCAGGTAAGCGTCCATTTAGTTACACATCGCCAACCATATTAACTAAAGACGACTCACCTGTGATAGGCATTGGAAGTGCTGGTGGAAGAAAAATCACAACAATGATTGCTCAACAATTAGTAAAAACAATCAAATTTAATGAACCAATCCAAGCGTCGGTGAATAGTCCGAGAACGTTTTTAGAATTTAATGAGGATGTGTTGCAAGTCGAACAAGATTCTATATTTTTAAAGAATCCTGAAGATGTAGGTCTTGATGTGCAATCTATTGACGACATGGCTTATCATGGGAGCGTTCAGGGATTAATTATTGATGGTGAGAATGGAAAAATACATGGCTTTAGTGACAATAATAGAGACGGCAAATGGATGTCTAAATAA
- a CDS encoding MBL fold metallo-hydrolase, giving the protein MLEIYDRENITCVEMTAPKMSKVFIFLVDGMLVDTGPQRFEPELIDFYHNISFDSVVLTHNHEDHTGTAPWIQENLNVPIYLHPKGIELCFEDTPYPKYRQLTWGGREPFKPEAVKNTVQSRNKEWEVIYTPGHANDHICLLDKQSGTLFSGDLFVTPKTKVIMKDESIPQIMNSIRTILTYDIGSIFCCHAGYVPDGKEKLKQKLAHLENLYEEIKYLHQKGCSINEIHSKLFPKSYSIISVSNGEWDSLHIVTSIVNDLRQ; this is encoded by the coding sequence TTGCTAGAAATATATGATAGAGAAAATATTACCTGTGTTGAAATGACTGCTCCTAAAATGAGTAAAGTATTTATATTTTTAGTTGATGGAATGTTAGTCGATACTGGACCACAACGATTTGAACCGGAGCTAATTGATTTTTATCATAACATAAGTTTTGATTCTGTAGTTCTAACGCATAATCATGAGGATCACACTGGTACAGCTCCCTGGATACAAGAGAACTTAAATGTACCAATCTATTTGCATCCTAAAGGAATCGAGCTCTGTTTTGAAGATACGCCTTACCCTAAATATCGTCAATTAACATGGGGAGGACGGGAGCCTTTTAAACCTGAAGCCGTAAAAAATACGGTTCAATCCCGCAATAAAGAATGGGAAGTAATCTATACGCCAGGGCATGCAAATGATCATATTTGCTTGCTGGATAAACAATCAGGAACGCTGTTCTCTGGTGATTTGTTTGTAACGCCAAAAACGAAAGTAATTATGAAGGATGAATCGATTCCTCAGATCATGAATTCAATTCGAACCATCTTAACTTATGATATTGGCTCCATATTTTGTTGTCATGCTGGATATGTTCCAGATGGAAAAGAGAAATTAAAGCAAAAATTAGCTCACCTTGAAAACCTCTATGAAGAAATAAAATATTTACATCAAAAAGGCTGTTCTATTAATGAAATACATTCGAAATTATTTCCAAAGAGTTATTCGATAATATCTGTATCTAATGGAGAATGGGATTCTTTGCACATTGTTACTTCTATTGTGAATGATCTAAGGCAATAA
- a CDS encoding flotillin family protein, which produces MESMLIITILLALLGLAIIGGIVWFVYMKLRYKTVPSNVALIITGPKLGDPEKERNIFQDDEGRYMKVIRGGGHRLRMFQTSTPVPLTAFQLQITSPTVHTLKGVPIEAEAVAMLKVADSLEGIARYAEQFLGKDQDEIDEEITEVLAANLRAILAKLTVEDINNDRESFNQQVTEIAQKQLDDMGFRITSLGLTDLRDVDNSDYLTNLGRPETAQIRKHAEIAEATNRRETEIHKAQMNEQVEIERYEKEISISESRKAKELTDTRIKAETDRERAKTEAAYSLEQAERSLEVENERLKVDRQKKQEELDIQLLERQRKVDLEQKEVEVRRAAAEADYYEEVKRAEAAAEAKKRAGEADAEVIAKKSQAEVQAIRERAKAIDEHKEVMLLEMVIEMLPEFARAVSEPISNVDSIRILDNGDGKGMDRIPNSVTSMMTNMQDSLKQMTGLDLNAMLNRITGGNNTNDTEAPIQTLASKINHQPDNEAAAVDESNNAEGNTTEEKNESNNEEA; this is translated from the coding sequence ATGGAATCTATGTTAATCATTACGATTTTGTTAGCATTACTAGGTTTAGCAATCATTGGAGGTATTGTGTGGTTTGTTTATATGAAACTTCGCTATAAGACTGTTCCTTCAAATGTTGCTTTAATTATTACAGGTCCAAAGCTCGGAGACCCAGAAAAAGAAAGAAACATCTTTCAAGATGATGAAGGTAGATATATGAAAGTCATTCGTGGTGGTGGACACCGCCTAAGAATGTTCCAAACATCTACACCAGTACCTTTAACAGCATTTCAATTACAAATAACCAGCCCAACCGTACATACATTAAAAGGAGTTCCTATTGAAGCAGAGGCTGTAGCTATGTTAAAAGTAGCAGATTCTTTAGAAGGTATAGCCAGATATGCAGAACAATTTCTAGGTAAAGACCAAGATGAAATCGATGAGGAAATTACAGAAGTTCTCGCTGCAAACTTGAGAGCTATTCTAGCGAAGTTAACGGTGGAAGATATTAATAATGATCGAGAGAGCTTTAACCAACAAGTTACGGAAATCGCCCAAAAGCAATTAGATGATATGGGATTCCGTATCACTAGTTTAGGCTTAACTGATTTACGTGATGTAGATAACAGTGACTACTTAACTAACTTAGGTAGACCGGAAACGGCACAAATTAGAAAGCATGCAGAAATCGCAGAAGCTACCAATAGAAGAGAAACAGAAATTCATAAGGCGCAAATGAATGAACAGGTGGAAATTGAACGTTACGAAAAAGAAATCAGTATCTCTGAATCTCGAAAGGCTAAAGAACTTACTGATACGAGAATTAAAGCTGAAACAGATAGAGAGCGTGCGAAAACAGAAGCTGCTTACTCCTTAGAACAAGCAGAGCGCTCCCTAGAAGTTGAGAATGAACGACTTAAAGTTGATCGTCAGAAAAAACAAGAAGAATTAGACATACAATTATTAGAGAGACAACGTAAAGTAGATTTAGAACAAAAAGAAGTAGAAGTACGTAGAGCTGCTGCTGAAGCAGATTACTATGAAGAAGTAAAACGTGCGGAAGCTGCTGCTGAAGCGAAAAAACGTGCAGGGGAAGCAGATGCAGAAGTTATTGCCAAGAAGAGCCAAGCTGAAGTGCAAGCTATACGAGAGCGCGCGAAAGCAATTGATGAACATAAAGAAGTTATGTTACTTGAAATGGTTATTGAAATGCTTCCAGAATTTGCTCGTGCAGTATCAGAGCCAATTTCTAATGTGGACTCTATCCGCATATTAGACAATGGTGATGGTAAAGGTATGGACCGTATTCCAAATTCTGTTACATCAATGATGACCAATATGCAAGATAGCTTAAAACAAATGACAGGATTGGATCTAAATGCGATGTTGAATCGTATTACAGGTGGAAATAATACAAATGATACTGAAGCTCCAATACAAACTTTAGCATCAAAAATTAATCATCAACCAGATAATGAAGCTGCAGCCGTAGATGAATCCAATAATGCAGAAGGTAATACAACAGAAGAGAAGAACGAAAGTAATAATGAAGAAGCATAA